A window of the Besnoitia besnoiti strain Bb-Ger1 chromosome VI, whole genome shotgun sequence genome harbors these coding sequences:
- a CDS encoding microneme protein MIC12 (encoded by transcript BESB_067250): MPSTQLTGCELLLPTGTASDPQTFSAVPTVRGVRFAEVRAADRVAEGFPRSPAVAVARATPPEWRRRCGPEHCGRWAVLGAQLRSQLEPPSGRSYAFLGPAGQFTGDFIRCRGSGQPASLLVAPPGHVKSIRLFKMKLTSIKLAAAIALFTSCRAASLPGAEADLCGPDSCGAAGTYVNCMIEGNERRCQCASGFTVATDDNNLEICSRDVGMSPPEVPNVPGTPEEQPPPEGPGAGPVAPEELPTEPTPEGPGAGPVAPEELPTEPTPEGPGAEVPEGEQTESTTPEELPTEPTPEGPGAEVPEGGQPESTTPEELPTEPTPEGPGAEVPEGEQPESTTPEELPTEPTPEGPGAEVPEGGQPESTTPEELPTEPTPEGPGAEVPEGGQPESTTPEELPTEPTPEGPGAEVPEGGQPESTTPEELPTVPEEEDQVTSGSEAVPPVEEGPGGMPSVPQEEVQPETPSAEGVDFADQAVVKVMAKRAPAKVEVQLDACYTVTFDREMKTVSVTDGNHSQTGEMSGKPLIGGGFVSLFYHDAEKLAVVYDFEEEDGKWGNVTVEMPFTTCSLRTVKVAGVPSSEGFEAARAFVTADLKKLISA; this comes from the exons ATGCCTTCAACGCAGTTGACTGGCTGCGAGCTGTTACTGCCCACGGGGACAGCATCGGATCCGCAGACTTTCTCGGCTGTACCCACGGTACGCGGGGTGCGCTTCGCAGaggtgcgcgccgccgaccggGTCGCGGAGGGATtccctcgctcgccggcagTAGCGGTAGCCCGAGCCACCCCTCCTGagtggaggcgccgctgcggccccGAGCACTGCGGGAGGTGGGCAGTGCTCggtgcgcagctgcgttcACAACTCGAGCCgcccagcggccgcagctaCGCG TTTTTGGGGCCTGCAGGACAGTTTACTGGAGATTTTATAAGGTGTAGAGGCAGTGGTCAGCCAGCTTCGCTGCTAGTTGCTCCCCCCG GTCACGTCAAGTCAATTCGCCTTTTCAAAATGAAGCTCACCAGTATCAAACTTGCGGCGGCAATCGCCCTGTTCACCTCCTGCAGAGCGGCGTCGCTTCCCG GCGCGGAAGCCGACCTTTGCGGGCCGGATAGCTGCGGTGCGGCAGGAACGTATGTGAACTGTATGATCGAAGGCAACGAGCGCAGGTGCCAGTGCGCCAGCGGGTTCACGGTCGCGACTGACGACAATAACCTGGAAATCTGCTCCCGTGATGTTGGCATGTCGCCTCCGGAGGTGCCAAACGTGCCGGGGACGCCTGAAGAACAGCCTCCTCCGGAAGGACCTGGTGCGGGGCCTGTAGCCCCCGAGGAACTGCCGACTGAGCCTACTCCGGAAGGACCTGGTGCGGGGCCTGTAGCCCCCGAGGAACTGCCGACTGAGCCGACTCCGGAAGGACCTGGTGCTGAAGTTCCGGAGGGAGAACAGACTGAGTCGACTACTCCCGAGGAACTGCCGACTGAGCCTACTCCGGAAGGACCTGGTGCTGAAGTTCCGGAGGGAGGACAGCCTGAGTCGACTACTCCCGAGGAACTGCCGACTGAGCCTACTCCGGAAGGACCTGGTGCTGAAGTTCCGGAGGGAGAACAGCCTGAGTCGACTACTCCCGAGGAACTGCCGACTGAGCCTACTCCGGAAGGACCTGGTGCTGAAGTTCCGGAGGGAGGACAGCCTGAGTCGACTACTCCCGAGGAACTGCCGACTGAGCCTACTCCGGAAGGACCTGGTGCTGAAGTTCCGGAGGGAGGACAGCCTGAGTCGACTACTCCCGAGGAACTGCCGACTGAGCCTACTCCGGAAGGACCTGGTGCTGAAGTTCCGGAGGGAGGACAGCCTGAGTCGACTACTCCCGAGGAACTGCCGACTGTGCCTGAGGAGGAAGATCAGGTGACTAGCGGATCTGAGGCTGTGCCGCCTGTAGAGGAAGGACCCGGCGGTATGCCTTCTGTGCCGCAGGAGGAAGTACAGCCTGAGACACCGTCCGCAGAGGGCGTTGACTTCGCTGATCAAGCCGTTGTGAAGGTGATGGCCAAGCGTGCACCCGCGAAGGTGGAAGTCCAGCTGGATGCGTGCTACACCGTGACGTTCGACCGTGAGATGAAAACCGTCTCCGTCACCGACGGGAACCACAGCCAAACCGGCGAAATGTCAGGCAAGCCGTTGATCGGCGGCGGCTTTGTTTCCCTCTTCTACCATGACGCGGAGAAGCTCGCCGTTGTCTACGActtcgaggaggaggacggaaAATGGGGTAATGTTACCGTCGAGATGCCGTTCACCACGTGCTCTCTGCGAACCGTCAAGGTCGCCGGTGTTCCTAGCAGTGAGGGCTttgaagccgcgcgcgccttcgtcacTGCGGATTTGAAGAAGCTCATTTCTGCGTAA